In Camelus bactrianus isolate YW-2024 breed Bactrian camel chromosome 18, ASM4877302v1, whole genome shotgun sequence, one DNA window encodes the following:
- the AMZ1 gene encoding archaemetzincin-1 — MLQCRPAEEFSFGPRALKDALVSTDPALQQLYASAFSPAERLFLAEAYNPRRTLFRTLLIRSAFDWLLSRPEAPEDFEAFHAALPPRKQGPTQKHIYLQPIDLSEGPVGSALLDHLRSCTEAFFLGLQVRCLPSVAAASIHCLSRPSRDSDRLQLHTDGILSFLKSSKPGDALCVLGLTLSDLYPQEAWTFTFGKFLPGHEVGICSFARFLGELLQLEPSAPDPDPVDVAADGPEAPLQDRGRTMCFSALGMVQCCKATCHGLCHLLGLGSCRWLRCLMQGALSLDEALRRPLDLCPICLRKLQHVLGFKLLDRYKRLYVWTQVAAGTRPGLEAGDPSVSEDTPPCSADSGLCCESDSEPGTSLSEPLSPDAWSHAFPAGPELEPEDGLGSLAATEGPVTALAEHGRWLAACVQALERDVTEDELAQLDRAVDGLARWEMFTGRLPAPRQGLPCSRDSAGLRRVLGDKFSSLRRKLSARKLSRAESSPRRWKAEDN; from the exons ATGCTGCAGTGCCGGCCGGCCGAGGAGTTCAGCTTCGGGCCCCGGGCCCTGAAGGATGCCCTGGTGTCCACCGACCCGGCGCTGCAGCAGCTCTACGCGTCCGCCTTCTCCCCGGCCGAGAGGCTCTTCCTGGCCGAGGCCTACAACCCCCGCAGGACGCTTTTCCGCACGCTGCTCATCCGCTCGGCCTTCGACTGGCTCCTCAGCCGCCCCGAGGCCCCCGAGGACTTCGAGGCCTTCCACGCCGCCCTGCCACCCCGGAAGCAGGGCCCGACGCAGAAGCACATTTACCTGCAGCCCATAG ATCTGAGTGAGGGGCCGGTGGGCAGCGCCCTCCTGGACCACCTGCGGAGCTGCACCGAGGCCTTCTTCCTGGGCCTGCAGGTCAGGTGTCTGCCCTCGGTGGCAGCTGCGTCCATCCACTGCTTGTCGCGCCCCAGTCGGGACTCCGACAGGCTCCAACTGCACACAG ACGGCATCCTGTCTTTCCTGAAGAGCAGCAAGCCAGGGGACGCTCTGTGCGTGCTGGGCCTCACACTGTCCGACCTGTACCCGCAGGAGGCCTGGACCTTCACCTTCGGCAAGTTCCTTCCCGGGCACG AAGTGGGCATCTGCAGCTTTGCCCGGTTCTTGGGGGAACTCCTGCAGCTGGAGCCCAGCGCCCCTGACCCGGACCCGGTGGACGTGGCAGCAGATGGCCCGGAGGCGCCCCTGCAGGACAGAGGCCGCACCATGTGCTTCAGCGCCCTGGGGATGGTCCAGTGCTGCAAG GCCACCTGCCATGGGCTCTGCCACCTCCTGGGCCTGGGGAGCTGCCGCTGGCTCCGCTGCCTCATGCAGGGGGCCCTCAGCCTGGACGAGGCGCTGAGGCGGCCCCTGGACCTCTGCCCCATCTGCCTGCGGAAGCTGCAGCATGTCCTGGGCTTCAAGCTCCTGGACAGGTATAAG AGGCTGTACGTGTGGACTCAAGTGGCAGCGGGGACAAGGCCTGGCCTGGAGGCAGGGGATCCGTCTGTGTCTGAGGACACCCCGCCCTGCAGCGCGGACTCGGGCCTGTGCTGTGAGAGCGACTCGGAGCCGGGCACCAGCCTGTCAGAGCCCCTCTCCCCGGACGCCTGGAGCCATGCCTTCCCTGCTGGCCCTGAGCTGGAGCCCGAGGATGGGCTGGGCTCCCTGGCAGCCACCGAGGGGCCGGTGACGGCCCTGGCGGAGCACGGGCGGTGGCTGGCGGCCTGCGTCCAGGCCCTGGAGAGAGATGTGACCGAGGATGAGCTGGCACAGCTGGACAGGGCGGTGGATGGCCTGGCCCGCTGGGAGATGTTCACCGGGCGGCTCCCggcccccaggcagggcctgCCCTGCAGCAGAGACAGTGCGGGGCTGCGCAGAGTCCTGGGGGACAAGTTCTCCTCCCTCAGGAGGAAGCTGAGTGCTCGCAAGCTGTCCCGGGCCGAGTCCTCCCCCCGGCGCTGGAAGGCCGAGGACAATTAG